One Thermoanaerobacter kivui genomic window, TTACGATGTGGTTGAAAATAAATTTATCGATTATTTTAATGGTATACAAGACTTAAAAACAGGGGTAATTAGGATACTTCACAGCAAAAGCTTTATTGATGACCCTACAAGAATATTTAGAGCCATAAGGTATTCTGTGAGGTATTCTTTTGCGATTGAAAGTGAAACAGAAAGGTTGCTAAAAGAATCAATAGATAAAATTAGACTTCTCACTCCAGACAGAATAAGAAATGAACTTTTTTTGATTTTAAAAGAAGATAAAGCAAAAGAAATGATAGAAAAGGTTATTTATTATGGCATTGATAAAATTGTTTTTGGGGATGTCAGCATTAACACAAAAAATCTTGATTATTTTGAAAACAGTGATATAGACATTGTTTTATACAGGTTTTTGATATTGTTTTACTTAATAAAAGAAAAAGACTTGATAAAAATCAAAGAGAGTTTGAATATAAGTAGTTTATATTTAAAATCCTTAGAAGATTTGATTTTTTTGTGTAAACAACTAAAATGTAAAGACAAAAATGTGCGAAAGATTAGGTTGACTTTGCAAACTACAAAAAAAGAAGTCATAAAAGCTATTAGCACAATGGAAAATGGGGAAGCACAGCGAATAGTCAATACAAAATTGTACATAACAGGAGAAGATATTAAAAATTTAGGTTTAAAACCCAGTCCTTTATATGGTGAATTGATGGATAAATTATTTGAGGCAAAAATGAAGGGACTTCTCAATAACAAAGAAGAGGAGATTGAATTTGCAAAAAAATTGATAGAACAACTAAAGAAAGGAGAATAAATTTGATAGACTTTTTGTATAGAATACCTGCACTTCTTATTGCAATGAGTTTTCATGAATTTAGCCATGGGTATGTGGCTGACAAGTTAGGTGACCCTACTCCAAGGCAAAGTGGTAGGCTTACATTAAATCCGTTGGCTCATATTGACCCCATAGGACTTTTGATGCTTTGGATTTTGAAATTTGGGTGGGCAAAGCCAGTGCCTATAAATCCCATGTATTTTAGAGATACCAAAAAGGGCGTATTATTGGTGTCTTTAGCAGGACCTCTTTCCAATGTTTTGTTGGCAATTATTTCGCGAATATTAATGGTTTGGTTTAAAGACGTGGCAGTAGTGTATCCAATTTTGTATTTGTTGTACATATACAATTTAATTTTTGCTGTTTTTAATATAATACCTGTGCCTCCGCTGGATGGCTCGAAGGTATTGTGGAGTTTACTTCCGCCAAGGCAGGCTTATATGATTTCTCAATATGAAATATATGGACAGGTTATTTTGCTCCTTCTTGTTTTCACTGGGGTTATTGGACAAATTATAGGGCCTCTTATGAATGCTTTGGACTCTTTTATAACTCTTATTTTAAAACCTTTTGGGGTGTGAAGATGTACAACGTAAAATTAGAAGTGTTTGAAGGACCTTTTGATTTGCTTTTTCACCTTATAGAAAAAAATGAAATTGATTTGATGGATATCCCTATTTCAGTTATTTTAGAACAATATATGGAATATATTAAAACTTTGCAGGAAATGGATTTAAATGTGGCATCAGAATTTATTGTAATGGCAGCTACTTTATTAGAAATTAAATCTAAAATGTTACTTCCCAAACAGCAGTTTAAGGGACAACAATTGGAAATGGAAGAAGTAGACCCAAGAGAAGAATTGGTGACTAAATTGATTGAGTACAAGAAATACAAAATTATTGCCCAGACTTTTAAAGAAATGTACAAAATTGGTTCTCGTTTTTTTAGAGAAGAGCCTGAAGTAAAATATATAGATAAAAAAATTGCTTTAAACTACTCTAGCGAGGATATATATAAAGCGTATCTTAAAGTTATTTCAAAAAATAACGCCAGAGAAGATGAAATAGAAATAAAAAAAGATGAATATACTGTAGAGAATAAGATTAAAGAGTTATTAGTGAAATTAGTAAAAAAGCCTTTCCTTTGGTTTAGTGAACTTATTAAGAAAAGTCGAGCAAAAGGAGAAATTATTGTTTCTTTTATC contains:
- a CDS encoding CCA tRNA nucleotidyltransferase, giving the protein MDKGDSLYIEIDGKDFVELLRKISLEFKIKSYIVGGFIRDYLLGVKNFDIDVVVEGDGVEFANLLSRYLEGDIVIHEAFRTVTLTYKNISIDVISARKEYYDYPAVLPRIEFSNIYDDLARRDFTINTLAYDVVENKFIDYFNGIQDLKTGVIRILHSKSFIDDPTRIFRAIRYSVRYSFAIESETERLLKESIDKIRLLTPDRIRNELFLILKEDKAKEMIEKVIYYGIDKIVFGDVSINTKNLDYFENSDIDIVLYRFLILFYLIKEKDLIKIKESLNISSLYLKSLEDLIFLCKQLKCKDKNVRKIRLTLQTTKKEVIKAISTMENGEAQRIVNTKLYITGEDIKNLGLKPSPLYGELMDKLFEAKMKGLLNNKEEEIEFAKKLIEQLKKGE
- a CDS encoding site-2 protease family protein, with amino-acid sequence MSFHEFSHGYVADKLGDPTPRQSGRLTLNPLAHIDPIGLLMLWILKFGWAKPVPINPMYFRDTKKGVLLVSLAGPLSNVLLAIISRILMVWFKDVAVVYPILYLLYIYNLIFAVFNIIPVPPLDGSKVLWSLLPPRQAYMISQYEIYGQVILLLLVFTGVIGQIIGPLMNALDSFITLILKPFGV
- a CDS encoding segregation and condensation protein A; protein product: MYNVKLEVFEGPFDLLFHLIEKNEIDLMDIPISVILEQYMEYIKTLQEMDLNVASEFIVMAATLLEIKSKMLLPKQQFKGQQLEMEEVDPREELVTKLIEYKKYKIIAQTFKEMYKIGSRFFREEPEVKYIDKKIALNYSSEDIYKAYLKVISKNNAREDEIEIKKDEYTVENKIKELLVKLVKKPFLWFSELIKKSRAKGEIIVSFIAVLELVRLNKIVAEQKTTYGDILIKSFRRGEKNEQ